In Labeo rohita strain BAU-BD-2019 chromosome 4, IGBB_LRoh.1.0, whole genome shotgun sequence, the DNA window aatgatattgGTTTTAACAAATTTCCACTTTACCTCACTCTCTTCTGGTATTCACACTCTGCTTTTGTGAACAGAAAACATTGACTTCTTTGGTTTGATTGGTTATCTGAATTATTTTGACATTGACGAGTGTTGTTAGCCACACTTCTGTAGACACTTTAATAGTATTTATAACTCCTAACAGACTGTGTAATTATGAAAAATGGTCAAGTAGAGTCAAGTCAAAagaactttatttatatagcgcatAATACAGACTGTATCAGCACAGATTTAGAGCATCAACTAGGTAAAATAGTGCATCAATGATGcaaaaaggcaacagtaaacactgaaTGTTCAGTttaaggcagttcatcattgaattcagtgatgtcatcatccagatCAGTTAAGTCCAAACAGTACATGATATCACTggaaattaagtgtccccaattaagcaagccagaggtgacaggaaccaaaactccatcggtgacagaaatggagCTGTAGCTGTAAATCATAGGCGTGATTATGTTAATTGTGAATGAGTGTGCACTAGCAAACTATTTACAAATGATTGGAATTCTTTAAGATACACTATTAATAATCAAATCGGATGTTTACGAAGCATTTGTGAATCTGGAGGAGAGTTTTCTGAAAAGTTTCATGACTGAGGTCCAGCGCTACTACTGCCTAAACCTCTTCTCACGGTGATAAAAATCAGCACTTTCTGCTCAGAATGAGTTTGCATGTGCCGTTTCAGGTCTGTGTGatatttgaaacagttttcacaCTGATCACACttgtaaggtttctctccagtgtgaactctaaTGTGAGTCTTAAGGTTTCTTTTAATCGTgaagctctttccacactgagggcaggAGTACGGTTTCTCTCCACTGTGAACCGTGATGTGAGACTTCAAACCTTCTTTTCGTGTGAAGCTCTTCCCGCACAGTTTGCAGGTGTGAGGTTTCTCTCCGGAGTGAGTTCTCATGTGGATGTTGCGGTTTTTCTTCTCTTTAAAACTCTTTCCGCACTGAGAGCAGACGTACGGTTTCACTCCGGCGTGGATTCTTAAGTGGACTTCAAAGCTCTCTTTTTCACTGAAAccttttccacactgttggcaggtgaacTGGATCTCTTTCAAGTGAACTCGCATGTGAAAGTTAAGATTCCCTTTTAGAGCAAAGCTTTtcccacactgttggcaggagtatggcttctctccagtgtgaactctcaagTGACCTTTAAGACCTCCTTTTAAAGcaaaactcttcccacactgagggcaggtgaaaggtttttctccagtgtgaactttCATGTGAAGTTTAAGAGTTCCTTTTTGCGCAAAACTCTTCCCACAGTGTTCACAGGTGAAAGGTCTCTCTTTGGTTTGGGTGCTCCTCTGAACTTTAAGGTTCCTAGTTTGTGTTTCATGAGTCTGTGAGGAGCTAGAAGATTCTTCCCCCGTCATGAAATCACTGCATTTCTCCTCCTGATTTTTCTCTTCCATTTCATTCAGTTCTTGACTCTCCTCTTTCAGTGGCATCAGGtctaagatgaaaaaaaaaataaatacaacaaaattaacaccagtttaaatggcaaaaaagcaacagacatgaaaaaatgtaaagcatCAAATCCAACAATGTGTCTGGTAGATCCTATCTCCACTAAACAACTACAAAAGGTGTATCTTGAATCTTAAAACCAAAATGCAAAGTTATGAAACAGCATGTTAGATACAAACATTTTCACCTTTTTATTGAGAGTTTAAAAAGAAGAGAAGTGGGACAGGAAGAGGGGGACAGGTTTGGGAAAGGTCCATGCGCAAAGACTCAAACTTAGAATTTCCAAAGCACAACAGCACTGTATGTGGGCACAGATTAGGCTATAGGGGCATTCATTATAATCAGCACACAAGAAAATACAGGGGGCGTGGAAAGGAGGAGTCAGGGctccagatttaaaaaaaaaaaaaaaaaaaaaaaacacaagtaaaaAGCCCCTGTAAGAAAAAACGTAggccaaataatttttttaggtgccacagaataaatgtattttatttttttacattttaacatttcatacTGTCACATGTCTTTTTCTTGACTTTATCAGCATTTTAATCCATCTTGTAGATGACCTGGGAAATAAGGTTaaattaaacttgaaattcacagtcagaaataattgtttattacacAGAATCTGTATCAATATCATGGACTGTAAACATCACTTGGCCACTGAGTGTAGTTTGGGTGTTTTATTTCCTATAAATGTTGTCATATGTCGTTCACACATCCAGTCGGTTTTTCTTCATTAGTAACATGCAATTTTATAGGTGTTTAATGTTATCTTTAGCTTGCATTTTCTATCATGTAGACAACAGGTTAAGTAAAAACATTAGTATGCAATAGTGCATTAAtatagcaaaatgctcctctttaTAGTTATTACAAGTGCACTGCAAACAGGCAAATGTGAAGTTCATGCATTAACAAAACTATATAGACTTGACAGCATAAAGATCTTGATAACAAGAAGCCATTTTAGTAATGGTTATGAATGAAAATTAACAATATTGCCAATTTCCACAAAGCTGACAGCTTTACCTGCTGTAGTTTGTTCAAGTTGTGTACGAAATTGACACTGTTtttctgcactttttttttttgtcaacacCGCTGTTTGGCAAAGATGAGGACTGTTTGAAAGTCTTTTTTCCACTAAAACTTTGATGCGCATTGTGTTAGtttaatgtgtatgtgtgtatatatatatatatatatatatatatatatatatatatatatacagtatatatatatatatatatatatatatatatatatatatatgggtgtatatatatacacaggtccttttaaaaaaattagcatattgtgataaagttaattattttctgtaatgtactgataaacattagactttcatatattttagattcattacacacaactgaagtagtttcaagccttttattgttttaatattgatgattttggcatacagctcatgaaaacccaaaattcctatctcaaaaaattagcatatttcatccgaccaataaaagaaaagtgtttttaatacagaaaaagtcaaccttcaaataattatgttcagttatgcactcaatacttggtcgggaatccttttgcagaaatgactgcttcaatgcggcgtggcatggaggcaatcagcctgtggcactgctgaggtgttatggaggcccaggatgcttcgatagcggccttaagctcatccagagtgttgggtcttgcgtctctcaactttctcttcacaatatcccacagattctctatggggttcaggtcaggagagttggcaggccaattgagcacagtaataccatggtcagtaaaccatttaccagtggttttggcactgtgagcagatgccaggtcgtgctgaaaaatgaaatcttcatctccataaagcttttcagcagatggaagaatgaagtgctccaaaatctcctgatagctagctgcattgaccgcagctgacatggcaccccagaccatcactgactgtgggtacttgacactggacttcagcattttggcatttccctctccccagtcttcctccagactctggcaccttgatttccgaatgacatgcaaaatttgctttcatccgaaaaaagtactttggaccactgagcaacagtccagtgctgcttctctgtagcccaggtcaggcgcttctgccgctgtttctggttcaaaagtggcttgacctggggaatgcggcacctgtagcccatttcctggctctggatgtttctactccagactcagtccactgcttccgcaggtcccccaaggtctggaatcagtccttctccacaatcttcctcagcgtccggtcacctcttctcgttgtgcagcgttttctgccacactttttccttcccacagacttcccactgaggtgccttgatacagcactctgggaacagcctattcgttcagaaatttctttctgtgtcttaccctcttgcttgagggtgtcaatgatggccttctggacagcagtcaggtcggcagtcttacccatgattgcggttttgagtaataaaccaggctgggagtttttaaaagcctcaggagtcttttgcaggtgtttagatttaattagttgattcagatgattaggttaatagcttgtttagagaaccttttcatgatatgcaaattttttgaaataggaattttgggttttcatgagctgtatgccaaaatcattaatattaaaacaattaaaggcTTGAAACttcttcagttgtgtgtaatgaatctaaaatatatgaaagtctaatgtttatcagtacattacagaaaataatgaactttatcacaatatgctaatttttgaaaaggacctgtatatatatgtatatatatatatatatatatacaatatatatacatatacatatatacatataatacatatatacatatatatatattatatatatatatatatatatatatacatacacatatatacatacacacacacgcacacacatatatatacacacacacacatacatatgtatatttgtgtacatacatatacatatatatatatatatatatatatatataaaatttagattagtaatatgcattgctaagaacttcatttggacaacttcaaaggtgatttcctcaatatttggatttttttttgcaccctcagattccaggttttcaaatgtatcttggccaaatattgtcctatcatagcTTTCAGTTGATTCATGCAtcttagttaaataaataaataaataaaaacatcattatGACTCTTTTTTTGGGACATGGTCACATTTAGTACTTTATttgcaataaacattttaagtgaGCTATTCATAGGGTTTCTTTtcagtttgttattttatttaaaacatattgtaACCTACTCTTCATCATTACATtgaatttctttctcaaaagGAGAAAGTGTTTTTTAGCTAATTGccttgtaaataaaaaagtgatcaTGTGTGACCAAATAAGACCAATAACAGAGATAAAGAGATTCATGACACATACGACTAAAAAAAGACTGAGAATgaaaccaacctgtttgttcttcagtatcttcatgtttgactATGAATGTTTCTTCAATCCTCACGTCTTCACCCTCCTCTTTAATAGATGCAATCTTTGCTTgttgttcctcagtatcttctTGTTTCAGGCTGAATGTTTCTTCAATATTCATATCTTCACTCTCCTCTATAACAAATTCCTCTATAACACTTTCCTCTATAACAAGTTCCTCTATAACACTTTCCTCTATAActtgttcctcagtatcttcatgtttgactCTGAATGTTTCTTCAATCTTCACGTCTTCACTCTCGTCTTTAATAAACGCCATCTTTAAGTGGATCTCAGTCTCTTCAGCAGGagtttttctgtgtgtttaaGACGAGAATAATGAACAGgcagaaaaataaacacaaactaaatctgtgtgtgtgtctcaatCAGCTCCCTAGTTCAGTAGTCAGTGCACTAGTAAGGGAGTCAGTCACAGTCACAGTCAATGGACTCAAATCACCTGATTATacaaaaaacactcaaaactaGCACTGCACATTAATTGAAGAatgtaaattatacataatatttacaagTTGATGGAAACAGACccaattcatttttcttttttgcaaactGTGGAAAGATTTGCTTCATGTTTGGATGGAAACAGTGTGTTTATGAACAGGGACTGAAATGAGATGCATGTTTTCTGTTACTCATGTTTACTCACAAACTGTTCATTATTGCTGTTAGAAACATTACAGTGTTACATTCATTAACTAATAACTCATTTCCCAGTCCCAGTCCTCGAGCCTCTCCTCCGCTCTGCATATTTCATGTGTATCTCTTCTCTCCGTTTCATGGAGGACTTTTTAGTCGGTGATCGTGAAAGGAGAAGAAAGCTGTGGCCAGAGGTTCAAAAAGCATGTGCGGAGGGGAAGACGGCATTCTTTCATTCAGGGTGAAATCATCCTACCTACTTAAAGTGCTTTCATCTTAATAACAGACGTTGCCAGTTCTGACTTCAACAGATTTGTCAGGTGCACTGTTCAGACACGTTTTAGAGCCTGCCTCTAATTTTTTATTAAGGttctttttgcaattttgataTGTGATATGGTGCTGCTTTGTTCATAATTTGTTGACCTACTTTCAAAAATGGGAGTTCATGTAAGTCTTTTTAAGCAGGTTCATTGTTCCAGTGTTCGTGAGTTCTTTAAAAGTCTTTTTCTGTTGTATGCTTGAATGTCAGGGGTTTAAGAGATGTTGTTAAACGCAAGGccttattgttttttcttcaggattctgGACTTTGTGTTCCTGTTCCTGAGTTCCATATTTTTCCAAATATGGTTTTGTTTCCTGGTCTTGTTTGGTTGATTCATTAATCATCTACGCACCTGTTCCAGTTCTCCCCAATTACTCTGTTAGTATTTATAGTCCTGTGTTCTCCCTTTGGGTTTGTCTGCTATTGTTAGGTGTCACATCCATTTATCTTCCTTTTGTGCTCTTCTTTGCCTTCCTTGGAATCCCGTGACAGTTTGGTTCTGACCAATAGAATAGAGTCTCATTCTAAAGCTAATGATGTTAACTTTTGGAAATCGCAGTGGGGTTGTGAGATACGGATTTCCCATGGTTCACAGCACTCAGCGGGGGTttctggtttaaaaaaataactttgtaGATGATGTGTTGCACACATACTGTGATGACCATGGGcactttgttttgttaattctaAAGTGTTGTAATGTGATTCTTATTGTTGTTAAATATTATGGGTGTAACTCTAGATCTGATAATGATCAGCTATTATTTGTTTGGAAGATAAACTTACTTAATGGCAGTCAAAACTTCCAAATGCTTACTTAGTGATTGGTGGTGATTTTAATACTGTCCTGAATTAATCCCTTGATAGGTGGCCACCTGGACAACATAAAACTCATTTATGAAAAGCATTTATGCATAGGTTAGATCCTACTGATATATGGAGGGTTGAAAATGCGAATGATAGAACATACCCGTGGAGCAATAAAAATTCAACTAGAAATTCACGAATTGATATCTCTACAACACCATTAACAGATCATAAGGTTTTCCTCTAAACTTGCTGGGACCGTTAACCCCATAAATAGTCAAGACAAACTCATAATTAACTTGTCCTCGCTCACACTGACCACTGGGCAGAGGGCAGTTTTGCACAAAGGCCTTTCCTTTGTCCCGGCGCCAACTAACAACTAACAAGACGCAAAGAGTAGAGTTATTACAGGGACTTCAAGCTCATCACAGATGAGTTAAATTGGAAATGttctttgaaagaaagaaaagtcaaaagaaGAAATGACCATTTACACACAGTTCAGAATGGACACCGGCTTTATCCAGATTACCCCCCTCAAGTGGCCTCGCTCGTTCGAGCGGATTGGTATGCTCATCAGCATCTGAACTGGGGATTGCTGGAAAAACAGAACTTGTGTAAACGAGAGAAAAAAGCCATCAAAGAACTCAAAAATAATCCTGATTTGGTCATAAAGCCCGCTGACAAATGAAACGCTGTTGTACTCATGAGAAAAGAAGACTATTTGTGGGAGGGCAACAGACAATTACAAGTTAAAGATCATTATAGGCCGCTCACAAAACCCATGTTCCCCCAAACGATGGTTAAAATACGAGAAATCCTTCAAGAAatgtgaaaagaaaataatcacTGGAAAACAGAAAGACTATTTGGCCGGTGTAGGCACACCCAGGCCTAGAAAATTCTGTCTTCTTCCAAACATCCACAAAAACCCTGGCAGTTGGGAGTGTCTTCTCCAAAATTCCTCCTGTGAGGCCTATAGTTTCTGATTGCAATGGTGAATCATACTATACAGCGGAGTTTATCGAACATTTCTTAGGCCCAATTTCACAGAGGCACAAAAGCGATCTTAAAGACACGTATGACTTCATACAAAAGACAAAAGATCTCAGAATTCCCACTGATTCTTTCCTTTTCACGATAGACATAGACAACCTGTACACAAACATCGAGACCAGGCCGGAATGGCAGCTGCACAAGATTGCATGATTATATATTGAAATTAATCTCACTAAGAATGACTTTGGGTTTAATTCTGAATATCATTTGCAAATAAAGGGTACAGCCATGGGGAAAAAGTTCGCCCCGTCTTACGCTAATATATTCATGGTGTCCTGGGAACAGACTGCTCTATCGTCTTTTCACCTTAAACCTTTCTCGTATTTCCACTTTTTGGATGACATTTGGGGCATTTGGACCCATAGTAGAGATGATGTTGTTGTGTTTACGAACCACCTGAACCACCATCAGAAGTCCATAAAGATTAAATTTGAGATTGACACCAATTCCATTAATTGTTGTGACATATAAAGGCCCAAAGTTTCAACAAACAGATCAATTAGACTACAGAGTGTTGTTTAAGCCTACGGATACACACTGCCTTTTACATAAAGTCAGCTTTCACCCCAAGCACACTTTTAGGGGGATCCTCAAATCCCAGCTGTTGAGATTCCACAGAATCTGTTCACAGACATcagaatttaaaacagctgttcaGATTTTATTCAAGGCGTTAAAGAGGAGAAGACACAGCAGAGGACACCTCAGAAATGTGCTTAGAGCTTTCACAACATTCACTTCAAACATAACGAAAATGATTCAACCGAGAGACAAAATAATTCCTCTGGTGTCTTACTATTCGCAGCAGAGCATGCAACTCAGCCctgcttccaaaaaaaaaaaaaaaaacaactttacaaAGCACAGACCTATTGCTgcttttaaaagaaacaaaaatttgTTGGACACCTTGGTATGCAGTAAAGTTTGGACACCAGAACCCTAAAGCAATTCTGGGGCCTATAAACACTTTGCTCCTAAACGTTGggttcaaaa includes these proteins:
- the LOC127164458 gene encoding oocyte zinc finger protein XlCOF6 isoform X2 encodes the protein MAFIKDESEDVKIEETFRVKHEDTEEQVIEESVIEELVIEESVIEEFVIEESEDMNIEETFSLKQEDTEEQQAKIASIKEEGEDVRIEETFIVKHEDTEEQTDLMPLKEESQELNEMEEKNQEEKCSDFMTGEESSSSSQTHETQTRNLKVQRSTQTKERPFTCEHCGKSFAQKGTLKLHMKVHTGEKPFTCPQCGKSFALKGGLKGHLRVHTGEKPYSCQQCGKSFALKGNLNFHMRVHLKEIQFTCQQCGKGFSEKESFEVHLRIHAGVKPYVCSQCGKSFKEKKNRNIHMRTHSGEKPHTCKLCGKSFTRKEGLKSHITVHSGEKPYSCPQCGKSFTIKRNLKTHIRVHTGEKPYKCDQCENCFKYHTDLKRHMQTHSEQKRPFTCEHCGKSFALKGGLKSHLIIHTGEKPYSCQQCGKSCALKGNLKIHMRVHTGESPFICPQCGKTFTQKQSLKVHLKIHAGEKPFTCPQCGKSFIQKKHLNAHLKVHTGEKPHTCKQCGKSFSIKGSLTIHMRIHTGEKPYICSQCGKSFKQKKDLNVHMRAHTGEKPYTCKLCGKSFTRQDSFKSHLTVHKGEKPFVCTQCGKSFRYKRSLTHHMKIHSGEKCFRCHVCKTSFADRNDLKNHVKTHTVEKPHTCHHCQKSFTKRANLENHIRVHTGEKPFTCPQCGKSFTIKGNLKIHIRVHTGEKPYKCDQCENSFRHHTELKRHMKTHSGKKMLISAVRQEV